The following is a genomic window from Candidatus Dadabacteria bacterium.
TTCCCTGTTTTAAAAATTGAAATTTACGAGGTCTTGTATACAATTAGTGCCGTTTTTATTAATTCTGCTTTCTGGAGTTTTTTTATGCTTAGAACAAACATTCTCGGAGGGATCCTCATAACTGCGCTTGTCCTTTTTATCGTAGGTTTCGGAATTTCCCTCAAATTCTCACTCGACTGGTCTTTTTACTTTAAGGTTCTCTCGGTAGTCGGCGCGGTTGCGCTTGCGGTTTCTCTGATAGTCCACCTTATACCTTCAAGAAACTAATCCGGTACGCGGAATTTCTTACCAGTTTTTTCTTCTATTCACAAACCCCTCAGCGCAAGTCCCACCGCAACCGCCATCTTCGGGGCCAGATGTTCAATGTATTCAGGATCAAAACGCGAATCCGAAACGGTGATATTCCGAAAAGGATTCGAAATCTCGACCTGAACCCCAGTGGCCTCTCCAAGTGCATCGGCGAGAGTTTCTATTCTTGAAGATCCCCCGGAAAGAATTATTCGGTCGATTACGTCTCCTGCTTCATCAAGAACCGTCTTTATCTCATCAGTGGCAAGAGTAACAAAATCAGTGAAAACACTTTCTATCTCGTCATATCTGCCATAACCTTTAAGGCTGAACTTTATTCTCTCCGCCTCCTCGTAGGTGATTTTGAATTCCTCCATCAAACGAAGCGTAATCCATTGCCCCCCAAGCGAAATATCCTTCAGTACAAAAGGCACTGTACCATCCAAAACGCTCAAGTTAGTCCCTGACGCTCCGATATTCACAAGCGCCACCTTTTGACCGCGACCTCGGCAAAAAACTGTATGGCAGTTTGAAAGGGCCATGGCGTCAACATCAATTACCTGGGCACGGAGTCCCGCCGAGAAAAGCGAACTTTTATACTCCCGCGCCGTTTTTTTCGAAACTGCCGCAACCAGCACCTGGGTCTCTTCGGATTTCCCGTTGCGGCGGAAAAGCGGAGTGTAGCTGTAATTAACCCCGTTAACGTCTTTGCGAAGACTGGTTCTCACAAGGTCCGGAACAAGTTTTTCCATGTCCTCTCTGAGAAAAATTCTGGGAACATTTACGACTTTTAAAGCAACGGCTTCGCCGGAAACTCCTATAACCGCCTTTTTCGTTCTCACGCCGAGTCTAGAAACGAGACTTGATACAACCCCCGAAACTATGTCGCCCCTTGAAATTGACTTGCGGACTATTGCATCTCTAGGAAGCATAGCCTCTCCCATATTCTCAAGCCGATAGTTTCCACCCCCGTAGGAAAGTTCCACAATCTTGACGGAACTTGAACCTATATCTATCCCAACGATGGCATCTTCCCCCTCAAGGAGGGAATCTGGGCGACGAAGTCTACCGAAAGCCAACTTTTTAAAAGGAGAAATCAACGAACCGGGGATTGGAAACTACTCTTCCGCAAGATCGTAATATATTTGCACTTCCTTGGAATGGGCTTCCGGGGGAAGGCTATCGAAACTGGCTGTGAAGAAAAAGCTTTCCGTCGGATCAAGTCTTTCCCCTTCCTCAACAAGCGCGGAGGTCGCGGCAAGGGCGTTTCCATCCGAATCCTTTGCGAATATAACGACGTAAACTGACTGTACCGGGAAATTCGCCGTGTTCACCACGGCGCCGTTAAAATCCACGCTTCCGTCAAAGTTCTCGGTCTGGAGAACCGGCCCGTCGAGTTCAACGGCGGATTCCTCCGCGGTGCAGGCCGTAAGAACAAAGGCCGCGAGGACAAATAATGACGTAATCAGGAAGGTTTTTTTCATTTTTCCGGTTTAGTGCCCACGTTTGAAATCGAAATTACGTTCGCTGGATCCGCAGTTTTCTTTTCCGCGGTCTTTTTATCTTCAGAAGCGTGATCTTCTATTATGTCTCCAAGCACCTTGTGCATCAGCTTAAGTGCGCTTATAGAGTGTTCCTTGAGATAACCCTCGCTGAAGGGAATCTCTTCCTTTCTCCTTCTTAAGAACAGATGAAGAATAAAGGCCTGATTGTTTAGCACCACTAAAATAGCTACGTAAAGCAGAAAGTTGTCGGCGAAAACCTTTTTCATCAATGTTTTCGTGTCGGAATCGATCTTAACTATGCCGAGCGGCCCATCAACCTGCGGGGAGAGAAACGGAACGGAAACGGAAATCTTTCCTGCGTATTTTTCAACCGAGTATCCCTCGGGCGGATAAGTGTTTTCCAGAAAGTGTCCGGAAGCCATCTTGTCTTCCGGCTGTTTCATAAAAGTAACGCTGAAAAATTTGGGAGAGACCCCGAAAGTGTTAAACAGCTTCTCCCTGCCAAGCCTCTGGTCAAGAAAATGATAGAACTCGTCGCTTGTAGACCCCTCTCCGTGATCCTGATAGAAACTGGTCGCCTGGTCTCCTATAGTCTCGGCTATGGCTTTGGTTCTGGTGACAAAGTCTTTTTTTGCGTTATCAAACTGAAAATAGAACACCACACCTATAAGGGCTATGATGCCCAGCTCAACCATTGATATTTTGAACAGCAGTCCAAATTTCTGGTTCAGGCGCATTTTACAAACTCTTCAAGTATCTTGCGTAGATTTTTGTCCTGTGAATGTCGGAGAAGCATGAATACCATTCCGGCAAAATCCTTTTTTATTTCTCCGTCAAGACTTCTGTAAAGCTTAAGGAGCATCTTCTCCTCGTTTGTGAGAACCTCGAGCTCCTGTTCTGATATGGCCTCTTTTTCGATGAATCTTTTGAGTCTTTCCGTCCTTGAGACGCTCCAGATTTCCTCAACCTTGACCCCCAAGATTGAAGATATTTGCTGGCAACGGTCAAAAGAAGGTGCATCGACCTTTCCGGTTTCAAGCTGATGTATGTACACGCTCGAAACCTCAAGAGATCGAGCAAGGTTCTCCTGGGTAATCTTTCTTCTCTTCCTTATCCTCTTTAGATAGTCTCCAAAATTCATTCAAAATCCCTCCGAGAATAAAACAGTCCTATGTGTACTAATTTTAACCTAATGTACATAACAAAACAATCCAGTCAGACCAACCTTAGATACGGAAGTTAAAACATAAGGAAAGAAGATAAGGGATAAGGCCGGAACAAGGCAAAAAGGTCAGAACGATGCACAGGTGGGATTGATTTCGCGCAGGACGCCCTGCTGAGCAAATCTGCTTTTGTATCCTTCAATAATCCTGTCTATTCCGGGAGCAGAATCGGCATTTGGCGGGACAAGGATTATAAGCACCTTGGTATCCTCTTTTATCAGATTTCCAGCGGCATCCGTGTACTGCCCATAGGCATCCAGAATGGTAAGGCCGTCAGGAAACTCAACAGTTATGGTGTCCTCGAGGAACTCATCCCATTGCTGATCACTCACGACTTGACGATTATCCGCATTCCCCCGCCCGAAAAAAGTCTATATTCGGTATAAGACTCGGTACCGCCCGGACACGGGTTTGTCTGTGCCTCGGAAGAACATGAAAGGATAAAAGCACAAGCGGCAAGAGCCACGACAGTGACTAGTGCACCAACTGTTTGATTAAGGGTCTTCAGCATAAACTCTCTCGCTTAAGCGGAGAGATGCAAAAATTCCGTTCTCCCCGCGAGAACACTGCAAAAATTGTGTGCCCGGAGGCGGAATCGAACCACCGACACGAGGATTTTCAGTCCTCTGCTCTACCAACTGAGCTATCCGGGCAGAAATAAACGGGTTTTAATTCTACCCGAAGAAAATATTTTGTTTCAAGGAACGAAACTTCTTCGTTCATAAACAAAGGAGCCCCGGCCCTTTTCTAAAGAACCGAGGCCCCACTGAACACAGAAAAAAGAGGTATGGAGAGATGGTTTTTTTCTTCTGCGTTGTGTTTGGTTTTCCCTATCTATACGTCAAGCCAGTAAAGAAGCTGTACGGCAAATCCGTGCTGATTATCTTCGCCGGCAAAATAAGCGTCGTCGCCGTCCGCCATGTCATACCTGTACTCAAGCCTCGTCTCGAAATTCCCCACGGACTCGAAAGGAGTCAATATGAGAGTCGAGGTGAACTCGGAAAGCTCAAGGCCCGGTGTATCGACTCTTTCCGACTCATCAACGTACTCACCCCTGAGAGCCAGTGACATGGAGTCCGCAAGACTTACTATCGCATAACCTGCAAAACCCCAACGGTCTCCCCCCGCATCATGCGACGTGTACTCGAAATCGGCTATCAAGGTGACCTTCTCCATGAGGGTCACGGTCCCAACAACCGTGACAAGGGTCCTGGTATCGCCATCAGTATCGCCGAAGTACCCGGTAACACCGAGCCAGCCGTCGTTCGCGAAATTAAGCGCAATCTGCGATTCAAATGTCTTGCCGTCATCCACATCATCAACCGCGTCCCAGTCGTTGCTTAAGCCGAGAGCGAAATCAAGTGATCCGGCACTGAAGGTGGCCCGAACACCGCTGTGCGCAAACGGAATCCTGTAAAAAAGCAGGGATCTCGTTATGTTGGTGTTGTCCTTGGCCTCTATAAGTTCCCAGCCCGCAAGCGTGGTGAACTGACCGGCGTAGATGTTAAGACCACCGGCGCCCGATGGAACAAGCACGTTTATGTAAGCCTGATAAGGACTTACCGCGCCGTCGCCGTCGGTGTTAAAACCGAAGCCGAGACGTTCAGCCTGTTCGCCGAAAAGAACATCTGCGCTGAAACCCACCTGATCCATTACTCCATCGCCGACAGTTGGAACCTTTTCAAGCGAAAGAGTGAAGGCGTCTATCGAAAAATCGTTGTGCTCGGGATAAAGACCCCTCTCGACGATACCCTCCCCGACTTCCCCGTTCGAAACATACTGGTAAGTCGTGTCAAGCGAAAAGCCGAGTCCAATCGATTCAAGATTTCCGAGATCGAGGGCGTTTGCCCTCGGGCCCCCGAACTGGGTCCCGAGCAACAAAGCCGCCGCAATCATCATCAATGAAAGTTTAGAAACTATACTTCTCATTTTTCTCCTCCTATAAGAGTTATTACTTTCTTTTTTCCCTGTTCTGATGCCATTAAACCTGCGTTGTGGCCTGAAAATCCGGATAGGACTCCATTCCGTGCTCGGTTATATCCAGTCCTCTTCTCTCCTCTTCCTCGCTCACTCTTATGCCAATAGCCATCTTTATGGCGTAGAAGATGATGAAGGCGCAGACGACTGTGAAGACACCGTATGCCAGAACCCCTATAAGCTGAACCATAAAACTGAAATCGGGTCCTCCGAAAATTCCCACGGCAAGCGTTCCCCATATACCGCAGACCAAGTGAACGGAAATCGCTCCCACCGGATCGTCTATCCTTATCTTGTCGAAGAAACTGACCGCGAAAACCACTATTATTCCGGCCACAAGCCCTATGATGACCGCCTCTCCCGGAGAGACCACGTCGGCCCCGGCCGTGATTCCCACAAGACCCGCAAGCACACCGTTCAGAGCCATGGAGAGGTCAGGGTACTTAAAAGTTCCCCACGACGTGAAGGCCGCTCCTAAAGCGCCCGCAGCAGCCGCAAGCGAAGTCGTGACTATGACCAGTGAAATCAGTTCCGGATCCGCACTCAGCACCGAACCGCCGTTAAAACCGAACCATCCCATCCAGAGCAAGAACACACCGACTGCAAGAAGCGGAAGAGAGTGACCCGGAATCGGTCTCATTGCTCCCGAGGCGAGATATTTCCCTATGCGCGGGCCAAGAAGATAGGCTCCGACAAGTCCTCCCCATCCTCCTACGCTGTGAACGAGCGTAGAACCGGCGAAATCATAAAAACCCATCTGATCAAGCCATCCGCCGCCCCACTTCCAAGATCCAGCTATGGGATACACTATGGCGACGAATATGGTTGCGAAGATAAGAAAGCTTGAGAGCTTTATACGTTCGGCAACAGCTCCAGAAACAATCGTGGCCGCTGTTGCGGCAAACATTGCCTGGAATATGAAATCGGTGTAGTAGGTGTAGCCACCGTCCGCATACTCTATGAGCCCCTCAGCCCCGGCCGGTGCTGAAATACCGAAACCGGCAAACCCGAAGATGCCACCACCTATGAAATCCCCTGGGTACATAAGGTTAAAACCCATAAGGGCGTAAGTGAGAATGCCCGCCGAGATGATAAACGTGTTTTTAAACAGTATGTTTACCGTGTTTTTCGATCTGGTAAGTCCGGTCTCGAGAGTGGCAAATCCGAGATGCATTATAAAGACAAGAAAAGTCGCAAGCAGCATCCACACGTTGTTCGCCACGAAAACAGAATGGGCCGCACCTTCTGACGCAAAAGCTGAATAGCCCCCCAGAACAACAAAAGCAAAAACCGAAAGAAACAGCACGCGGCTGCATCCGAAGGGTTTTCTTAAAAAATCTGCGATATTCATAACCAACTCCTCCATGTTTGGACAATTTTCTTCCCAATACCTTTTGCAATTAAGGGGCCATAAAACCAAAAGACAGGAGGCGCTCACTCTAACTATCTGAAATAATTGGGAAAAAATAAATCCCCAACGGCTCGGGATTTTCAAGTAGACTTAGAGCCTGCAAATCATGCCTAAAAAATGTGCACAGTGTGCACCGAAAAAAACCGTTTAGAACAAAAATCGCGTGCAGGCGCAAAAAATGGAGACCGAAGCGATCGCTTCCTTTAAAAACACAGAAAAATGAGAATCCTTTTCGCCGGAACACCAGAATTCGCCGTACCATCGCTCGAGGCGCTTTGCGATTCTCCCCACGAGGTAATCGCGCTCCTCTCAAGGCCGGACAGGCCAAGGGGGAGGAGCCGAAAACCCGTATGGCCGGAAACAAAAAAAGTTGCCGCGGAGCGCAGAGTGCCCGTTTTTCAGCCCCAAGACTTAAAAACACCCGAGTTCCAAGAGACGCTGAAGGCCCTTTCACCCGATCTCATAGCGGTCGCGGCCTACGGAAAAATACTTCCCGCCGCCGTCCTTGACGCACCTCCTTTCGGTTGCGTAAACGTTCACGCATCGCTGCTTCCCAGCTATAGGGGAGCAGCCCCAATTAACTGGGCCATAGCAAAGGGAGAGAAAAAAACGGGAGTTACGATCATGCATATTGACGAGGAACTGGACACGGGAGACATTCTCGCTCAAAGGGAGGTACAGATAGGAGATGAGGAAACCGCCGAGGAACTTTCAAAAAGACTTTCGCTTGAAGGAGCAGGGCTTCTTTTACAAACGATCGACCGCATCGCAAAAAATGAAATATCTCCCGTAAAGCAGGACCCGGCTGCGGCCACCTACGCACCTCTTCTCTCGAGAAAAGACGGCCGGGTGGACTGGAGCCGGGAGGCAGAGGAGATAAAAAATTTAGTAAGGGCGATGACTCCGTGGCCGTCCGCCCACACCACGCTCGGGGGGAAAAACCTCAAGATATTAAGGGCGCTTTCGGGCCCGGGGGAAGGAAGACCCGGAGAAATAGTATCTCTCAGGGGAGAAAGCCTGGACGTCGCAACGGGTAATGGGATCCTGCAGATACTCTCTCTTCAGATCGAAGGCGCAAGAAAAATGGACGCCCCTGAATTCAAGCGGGGCAAAAAAGATCTTCGGGAAGGGCAGTTCATGATATGAACGCTCGGGGACTCCCTATATCCTGATTGAGACCTCGAAAGTTCCTATTTTCACTTTGCCGGCAAGCCCACATTTCCAGCAAAGATCTGTAGCGTGAGTCTTTGACTTTGCGGGAACAAGCAGAATGAGTTGGACTGAAAGTTCCGAGAGGGTTTTCCAGTACTCGCTTCTTTTTTCGTCGATAGTGGCTTCGGTCTCAACCTCAATAATCTGCACGACCTGCCCGTATGAACCGAGAATTACATCGGGGAAAAGACCCTCGAACTCACAGAGTTGCTCTTCGCCGGGGTTGGTACGTATCTCATTATAAAGCGAGGAGTACTTCTGCTCCACCTGCCTTATTACCCAGTCATGAATCAACTTCTCCTCACTCGGAATTTTCATATCTCCCGCTCCACATAAGCTTTGTCTTCAAAATGTTGAAATAATCCCTAAAAGGAGATTTTATGATATTCACGTAACTCTCCGAACCTTCAAGAACAACTTCGTCGCCGAGATAAAGAGGCACTCCCACCTGGCCATCAAGCGTAAGATAGGTGTTCTGTATGTCGGTAAGCACCCTCGTCCTTATCTTTTTCGTGTAGGGAACCACGATAGGCCTGTTGGTAAGGATATGCGGACATATTGGAGTGACGGTTATCACGGGCAGCGTCGGATAAATTATCGGCCCGCCCGCAGAAAGAGAATAGGCGGTTGAGCCGGTAGGGGTCGCGAAGATAATTCCGTCAGCCTTAAAGGTCGTAACGTATTTTTCGTTTATATATATGGAGAGGTCCACAACCTTGGAAATTGGACCGTTGTTTATAACTACGTCGTTTAGTACCGTGAATTCTTCCCGCTCTCCATCCTTTCTATCTACGCAGCACGATATCATGTCCCTTTTTTCTATCTCGTAGTCTCCGGCGAGTATTCTCTCCATCATCGGAAAAAACTCATCCACCGTGAACTCAGTGAGAAACCCGAGTCCACCGAGATTGCAGCCCAGTATTGAGACGTCATGTCCCTGCACCATTCGTGAAACCCAGATAAAGGAACCGTCACCCCCGAACACAACTATTATGTCGACGGCCGCAGCCAGGTCACGCTCCGCAAGCACGTTCTCAGCGTCTATGTTGCGTCCAAGGTTCTCCTCAACGAAGAACTCTATGTCTCTTTCACGAAGCCACCCGCACAGCCCCCTGGCAATCTCATAGACTTGCGCGCTGTCCTTCTTGCCCGTTATGCCGAACTTCAAGTCGCTTCCTCCCTTGAGTCTCCAGTTGAGTCATGCAGAAGATACGATTCTATAAAACCATCTATCTCCCCGTCAAGTACCGCGTCAATTCCCGAGGACTCAAAACTGGTGCGGTGATCCTTTACCATGCGGTAGGGATGCAGAACGTAGGATCTTATCTGACTTCCCCAGCCGATTTCCTTTTTCGAGGAATTGAGTTCCTCTTCTTTTTGTTTTTCCTCCATCCTGCGCAGTTCGTAGAGCCTCGCCTTGAGTATCTTCATGGCGCTCTCCCTGTTCTGGCGCTGCGACCTCTCGTTCTGGCAGCTGACCGCGACCCCGGTGGGAAGATGCGTGATGCGGACCGCGGAATCCGTCTTGTTAACATGCTGTCCGCCCGCTCCGCTCGCGCGGTAAGTATCGACCCGCAGATCCTTTTCCTCTATGTTCACCTCTATTGAATCATCTATCTCGGGAGAAACGAAAACCGATGCGAAAGAAGTGTGCCTCCTTTTGTTCGAGTCAAACGGGGATATCCTCACCAGCCTGTGAACCCCTGTCTCCGCCTTCAGGTAACCGAAGGCGAACTTCCCATGAGCAAGAATTGTGGCGCTTTTTATGCCGGCTTCCTCTCCGTCCTGAGTCTCAAGCAGTTTCGCTGAAAATCCCTTCCTCTCCGCGTACCGAAGGTACATGCGAAGAAGCATCGCGGCCCAGTCCTGGGCTTCGGTTCCCCCCGCCCCGGCGTTTACCGATACTATGGCGTTTCGAGCGTCGTCAGGGCCGCCGAGAATCCGGGTGAACTCAAGTTCGTTGACTTTGGCTTCTAAGGACGCAAGCATGGCACCCGCCTCTTCAATCGAATCCTGATCGTCTTCACCGACCGCGAGTTCGAGAAGACACGCCGCGTCCTCCATGTCGGAACGGAGCTTCTCGAATCTCGAAACGGAGTCTTTGATTTCGGACTGTTCCTGAAGCGTTTTGCGGGCTAGCTCGGAATTATCCCAGAAATCCGGAGCCGCTGTAATTTTTTCAAACTCTTTTAATCTTTCAGTCTTGGAAGGCAGGTCAAAGATAGTCTCCCATTTTCTGAATTCTTTCTCCGAGGCTTTCCATCAGGGCAGTGAGTTCCTCTTTCATCCAAGACTCCTCCTTAGAACGCGTTAGAAGATAGTACGCAAATAACCTGTGAATTCAAAAACACGGACGATTCCCAAATAAAAACATTAGAATACGAACGCGAAGATGGGACTAAACCGTTTAAGCAATGGTTCGATTCTCTTAGCTCCGTTATTGGCTGAAAATCAGAACTGCTGTAGCTCGAATGAAAAATGGGAATTTTTCAAAAGACGGTGACAATCTGATCATTCTCTTGGGCGGTGGGACGAAGAAACGTCAGCAAAGCGACATTAACGAGGCGAAGAGATATTGGAAAGACTACAAAGACAGAAAAAATTCGCATGGAATAATATAAAAGACAGGAGGAACATAGTGGCATTAACACGCGACTTTAGAGATACCGTAATGGAACGGGCTAGGAAAGATCCGGAATTCCGCATCGGTCTTCTGACCGAAGCAATTGAGCGTGTTATCAATGATGAAATTAACGTAGCCAAGGAGTTGTTGCGAGACTACGTTAACGCGACTATCGGTTTTCAGGAACTTGGAACCCTTACGAAAAAAGATCCGAAAAGTCTAATGCGCATGCTCGGCCCGAAAGGGAATCCAAGTCTTAAAAACATCTCTTCCCTGCTAGCATCCTTAAAGGAAAGCGAGGGCGTAAAACTTCATGTGCAGACCTTGAGATAACACCTGTTATCAAGTACGAAGACCCTCTTGGCACCAATACCGTCAATTCCCAATTGAAACGGCTTACATTTGTGGGTATTTTACCCGCTTTGATTCAATCCCCTAATAACACGAGGAGAAACACCAAATGAAAAGATTGCTGCTGACCCCCGGCCCCGTGGCGGTCCCAAGCGAAATAATGGTTGAGATGGCGAGACCGCTCATTCATCACAGGACCAAGGAATTTGAAGCCGTGTTCGCTCAGGCAAGAGAAGGCCTGAAACAGATTTTTCAGACAGAAAACGAAGTTTTCATACTTGCGGCTTCGGGAACCGGCGCAATGGAAGGAGCCGTGGTAAACACCCTTCGCGCGGGAGACAAGGTGATCACGGTAAACGGCGGAAAGTTCGGAGAGAGGTGGGGGAAGATAGCGAGAGCCTACGGACTGGAAGTGGATGAAATAGAGGTTACGTGGGGCGAGGCGGTTTCCCCGGCAGTAATAGAGGAAAAACTCGAGAGCGACCCCTCGATAAGAGCGGTTCTGATGCAGGCAAGCGAGACCTCAACCGGAGTCAAGCATCCAACCGACCAGATCGCGGCGATTACATCAAAAAGAGACGACGTGCTGCTCATAGTTGACGGCATAACCGCCGTCGGGGTGTTCCCCCTCCCGTTTGACGAGCTGGGAATAGATGTTCTAGTTGGCGGCTCGCAGAAGGCTTTCATGCTTCCCCCGGGACTCTCATTCGCGACGATGAGCGAGAAGGCCTGGGAATTCAGCAAGACCTCGGATCTCCCGAAGTTCTATCTCAATTTTGCCGACTACCAGAAAAGCGCCCAGAAAAACACGACTCCCTGGACCCCGGCCGTTACGCTGATAATCGGCCTCGGCAAGGTTATAGAGGGATTCATGGAAGAGGGAATGGACAATATTTACAGAAAACGCGAACTGATGTCGCTTGCGACCCGCGAGGCGCTCCGAGCGATCAACATAGATCTTTTCACCAATGACGCGGCAAGCCCGGCTCTTACCGTGGGAGTAGCTCCCGAAGAGATAGGGGCGGGGAAAATCATCTCCGAGCTTCAGGCGAAATTCGGTATGACTGTCGCAGGCGGACAGGATCACGCCAAGGGAAAAATCTTCAGGGTATCCCACATAGGAGATGTCGACCGAAACGACATGGTGGCGTTTGTCTCTGCCCTTGAATCCATTCTGGGATCTTTGGGACACGACTTCTCAAGCGGAGCCGGTGTTGCCAAGGTATCGGAAATGCTGGGGACGGCATAGATACCGTTACCATGCGACGTCCGCTATTCAAGCGGACTGAAGCCGGGCAATACCTCTATGTTGTTTCTCACTTAGTTGCTTCAAAACTGATTTTGAGTTGTGTACCGGTTGCCTGCGCAATTTTCCTTAGCGTACTTGTAGAAGGATTAGTTTTGCCACTCTCGAATCTAGCCACGGCAGATTGTGTCGTTTGAAGTCTTTCAGCTAATTGTGCCTGTGTTAGGCCCGCCTGAGTGCGAGCTTTAATAAACAGACGTGCGATTTCAAACTCCGGTCCAAGTTTGTCATATTCTTCCCTATACTCTGGGTTATTGCTCCATTTTTTATGTAGTTCGCTTGCCTTCCCCATTTTGACACCTGCTGTAATATCCATTTGGTCCGCCATCTAAGGTCAGGAAAAATGCTTTGAAACAAGCGGATCATTGTCTATTTCCGAGATCAGGTAGCCAATCCCGTAATAGTCGCCCGAGTTGTGGTAGAGCTTTACTCCCTGGGGGGTCGTAAGGTAGTTTCCCGTCTTTACGGTCTGCTCAGGAAGATCGACCTCGTACACCGTGTAGCCGACCGTTCCGCTTCCTATGTTAACCTTTTTCCGCTCTTCCCTTAGCCTCTTGACGCTTTTCGCGGTCTCCCAGGCCTTTGGATATATATGTCCTTTAACGAGAAATTTCATGGTAGCCCGAAAAACTAAGAAACCTCCATCTCCACGCGGTCTATCAGACCGATGCACATCATTATCTTGTCTATGCCCGGATCCCTTTTGTGAACGAAAGCTTCCGAGAACTCTCCGCCGCAGTCCCCGCATGCGCCTCCCTCATCGGATTCCTTCTCGCAGTCCCCGCAGTAATATGTCTTCAGGTTATACCAATGTAAAGAGGAATAAAGGAGTTCCCTGAAACCGCTTTTGCTGAGACATTCCCCCCACTCGGAAATCGCTTCAACCAGATTGCTTCGGTAGTAATCGGGTATGTCGGCCAGAGGTCCCGAGTATATCTCCTCTTCTCCCACGTATATTCTGAACAGTTCCGGCATTTAAGGTGAATCAGACAGTAGACAGTTTTGAGATCAGCAGATGATCAACCAGAACGAGATTGACCATGGCCTCCGCTATCGGAACAGCCCTCGGGCAAAGACACGGGTCGTGCCTACCCTTCACCCGCAGCTGGGTTTTTTCTCCCTCTTTATCCACGGTGTCCTGGACCTGGGATATGGAAGAAGTGGGTTTTATGGCGATTCTTACAACCAGATCCGCCCCGCTTGTTATTCCGCCCAGGAGGCCGCCCGAGTTGTTCGTCCTGAATCCGAGGGATCCGTCTTCCTTCTTGTACATAAGATCATTTACCTGCGAACCTTTTTTCTCAATGACCCCGAAGCCCATTCCCACCTCAAACCCCCTTATCCCCCCTATGCTCATAAGGGCCCGTGCCAAATCCGCGTCAAGTTTGTTAAACACGGGTTCGCCGAGACCCGAAGGAAGCCCCCGGGAGACTACCTCAACGGTTCCTCCGACGGAATCTCCTTCCTTTCTGACCGACTCTATAAGTCCAATCATCCTCTCCGCGGCCTGCGGGTCGGGACAGCGGACGG
Proteins encoded in this region:
- the pilM gene encoding type IV pilus assembly protein PilM; this encodes MAFGRLRRPDSLLEGEDAIVGIDIGSSSVKIVELSYGGGNYRLENMGEAMLPRDAIVRKSISRGDIVSGVVSSLVSRLGVRTKKAVIGVSGEAVALKVVNVPRIFLREDMEKLVPDLVRTSLRKDVNGVNYSYTPLFRRNGKSEETQVLVAAVSKKTAREYKSSLFSAGLRAQVIDVDAMALSNCHTVFCRGRGQKVALVNIGASGTNLSVLDGTVPFVLKDISLGGQWITLRLMEEFKITYEEAERIKFSLKGYGRYDEIESVFTDFVTLATDEIKTVLDEAGDVIDRIILSGGSSRIETLADALGEATGVQVEISNPFRNITVSDSRFDPEYIEHLAPKMAVAVGLALRGL
- a CDS encoding helix-turn-helix domain-containing protein is translated as MNFGDYLKRIRKRRKITQENLARSLEVSSVYIHQLETGKVDAPSFDRCQQISSILGVKVEEIWSVSRTERLKRFIEKEAISEQELEVLTNEEKMLLKLYRSLDGEIKKDFAGMVFMLLRHSQDKNLRKILEEFVKCA
- a CDS encoding outer membrane beta-barrel protein yields the protein MRSIVSKLSLMMIAAALLLGTQFGGPRANALDLGNLESIGLGFSLDTTYQYVSNGEVGEGIVERGLYPEHNDFSIDAFTLSLEKVPTVGDGVMDQVGFSADVLFGEQAERLGFGFNTDGDGAVSPYQAYINVLVPSGAGGLNIYAGQFTTLAGWELIEAKDNTNITRSLLFYRIPFAHSGVRATFSAGSLDFALGLSNDWDAVDDVDDGKTFESQIALNFANDGWLGVTGYFGDTDGDTRTLVTVVGTVTLMEKVTLIADFEYTSHDAGGDRWGFAGYAIVSLADSMSLALRGEYVDESERVDTPGLELSEFTSTLILTPFESVGNFETRLEYRYDMADGDDAYFAGEDNQHGFAVQLLYWLDV
- the amt gene encoding ammonium transporter; translated protein: MLLATFLVFIMHLGFATLETGLTRSKNTVNILFKNTFIISAGILTYALMGFNLMYPGDFIGGGIFGFAGFGISAPAGAEGLIEYADGGYTYYTDFIFQAMFAATAATIVSGAVAERIKLSSFLIFATIFVAIVYPIAGSWKWGGGWLDQMGFYDFAGSTLVHSVGGWGGLVGAYLLGPRIGKYLASGAMRPIPGHSLPLLAVGVFLLWMGWFGFNGGSVLSADPELISLVIVTTSLAAAAGALGAAFTSWGTFKYPDLSMALNGVLAGLVGITAGADVVSPGEAVIIGLVAGIIVVFAVSFFDKIRIDDPVGAISVHLVCGIWGTLAVGIFGGPDFSFMVQLIGVLAYGVFTVVCAFIIFYAIKMAIGIRVSEEEERRGLDITEHGMESYPDFQATTQV
- the fmt gene encoding methionyl-tRNA formyltransferase, with protein sequence MRILFAGTPEFAVPSLEALCDSPHEVIALLSRPDRPRGRSRKPVWPETKKVAAERRVPVFQPQDLKTPEFQETLKALSPDLIAVAAYGKILPAAVLDAPPFGCVNVHASLLPSYRGAAPINWAIAKGEKKTGVTIMHIDEELDTGDILAQREVQIGDEETAEELSKRLSLEGAGLLLQTIDRIAKNEISPVKQDPAAATYAPLLSRKDGRVDWSREAEEIKNLVRAMTPWPSAHTTLGGKNLKILRALSGPGEGRPGEIVSLRGESLDVATGNGILQILSLQIEGARKMDAPEFKRGKKDLREGQFMI
- a CDS encoding NAD(+)/NADH kinase, which translates into the protein MKFGITGKKDSAQVYEIARGLCGWLRERDIEFFVEENLGRNIDAENVLAERDLAAAVDIIVVFGGDGSFIWVSRMVQGHDVSILGCNLGGLGFLTEFTVDEFFPMMERILAGDYEIEKRDMISCCVDRKDGEREEFTVLNDVVINNGPISKVVDLSIYINEKYVTTFKADGIIFATPTGSTAYSLSAGGPIIYPTLPVITVTPICPHILTNRPIVVPYTKKIRTRVLTDIQNTYLTLDGQVGVPLYLGDEVVLEGSESYVNIIKSPFRDYFNILKTKLMWSGRYENSE
- the prfB gene encoding peptide chain release factor 2 (programmed frameshift), which gives rise to MKEELTALMESLGERIQKMGDYLDLPSKTERLKEFEKITAAPDFWDNSELARKTLQEQSEIKDSVSRFEKLRSDMEDAACLLELAVGEDDQDSIEEAGAMLASLEAKVNELEFTRILGGPDDARNAIVSVNAGAGGTEAQDWAAMLLRMYLRYAERKGFSAKLLETQDGEEAGIKSATILAHGKFAFGYLKAETGVHRLVRISPFDSNKRRHTSFASVFVSPEIDDSIEVNIEEKDLRVDTYRASGAGGQHVNKTDSAVRITHLPTGVAVSCQNERSQRQNRESAMKILKARLYELRRMEEKQKEEELNSSKKEIGWGSQIRSYVLHPYRMVKDHRTSFESSGIDAVLDGEIDGFIESYLLHDSTGDSREEAT